A single Pogoniulus pusillus isolate bPogPus1 chromosome 27, bPogPus1.pri, whole genome shotgun sequence DNA region contains:
- the LOC135187492 gene encoding C-C motif chemokine 5-like has protein sequence MKVPTVCLFIILVAALSSLISAAPMGADTNVCCFGYITQKLPQSHVKDYFYTSGRCSQPAVVFLTRKNQQVCANPSARWVKEYVNALELQ, from the exons ATGAAGGTCCCTACAGTGTGCCTCTTCATCATCCTCGTTGCTGCCCTCTCTTCTCTGATCTCCGCTGCTCCAA TGGGGGCTGACACAAACGTGTGCTGCTTCGGCTATATCACACAAAAGCTGCCCCAGAGCCATGTGAAGGATTATTTCTACACCAGCGGCAGGTGCTCACAGCCAGCAGTTGT GTTTCTCACCAGGAAGAACCAGCAGGTCTGTGCAAACCCCAGTGCCAGGTGGGTGAAGGAATATGTGAATGCCCTGGAGCTCCAGTGA